A single window of Cyanobium sp. AMD-g DNA harbors:
- a CDS encoding NUDIX domain-containing protein: MAPLPPPEPSTHLETTASLEARKVRFELNRVVLPIGIEGTYGVIRHPGASLAVPVLEDGRVVILRQYRFAVAGRLLEFPAGTLEEGEEPLGSMRRELEEETGYSASRWDDLGAMHPCPGYSDEVIHLFLARDLTLLQDRPPGDDDEDMEVLLLEPAQLDAFLSSGDEALDGKTVTAWYRARQLLGF, encoded by the coding sequence ATGGCTCCCCTGCCGCCCCCCGAGCCCAGCACCCACCTGGAGACCACCGCCTCCCTGGAGGCCCGCAAGGTGCGTTTTGAGCTCAACCGGGTGGTGCTGCCGATCGGCATCGAGGGCACCTACGGCGTGATCCGCCATCCGGGCGCCTCCCTGGCGGTGCCGGTGCTCGAGGACGGCCGGGTGGTGATCCTGCGCCAGTACCGCTTCGCCGTGGCCGGCCGGCTGCTGGAGTTCCCGGCCGGCACCCTGGAGGAGGGGGAGGAGCCCCTGGGCTCGATGCGGCGGGAGCTGGAGGAGGAGACCGGCTACAGCGCCAGCCGCTGGGATGACCTGGGGGCCATGCACCCCTGTCCCGGCTACTCCGACGAGGTGATCCACCTCTTCCTGGCCCGCGACCTCACCCTGCTGCAGGACCGTCCCCCCGGCGATGACGACGAGGACATGGAGGTGCTGCTGCTGGAGCCGGCCCAACTGGATGCATTCCTGTCCAGTGGCGATGAGGCCCTGGACGGCAAGACCGTGACCGCCTGGTACCGCGCCCGTCAGCTGCTCGGATTCTGA